The genome window GTGGCATGTAAATAGAATTTTGGAGTGCGTGGTGGAAATTTTAAGAATGaattaagaaaaggaaacaaagcctCCTACAAGTCTTAAGTCTTTTACTGGGATTAAACCACCCAGGTCTAGGTATTTACATGCCTCATTCCAACTGATGGAAGCAAGGAATATGCACATCTTTGAGTATGAGGGCCCACATTATTAAAGTGTAatgttttctaaagcatttttagctttttctccTACTTTAATAATGAAGAGAccattctggttttgcttttttttttttttttccagaaaagctgCCTTCTAATGCTGAAGCTGTGTGGCACTAGGGAATTTTAACACTGTTCATTCACTACTCGCTAGTTTGCTGGGtttgggggtgggtttttttgcctgttgTTTTAATCTTCAGAAGCTTTTCTAATTAGCTAGACTTCCGTTACATTTAAAAGATCAGACACACAAACCCACATTTTGGGCCAAAACTTAGACAAGTTTGTCCTTCTGAATAAATCGGTTGCACAGTGTTTCCTTCCAGCCATCTAGCCATCCGCATTCTTCCCCTTTACCACCACTCCCTAGGCAACAGAACAAAAGCTCTGTCTTGCATAGAAACGCTGGAAACTAACAGCTGCAATGCAGTTTATTGCAGTTTCTCTTCTCTAGAGAAGCTGACAGCATTAAATAATTTACACATATTGGGAAACAGCTAATTACCAGAGGAAATGAAACCTCATTTAGAGTACAATGTAACTCATTAGAAGAATCCTGTAAATTCTCACTGTTTTCAATTCCAAGTACCCTCGTGCAGGCTCAGAAGTGATCACTAGAGGGCTCCCCAAAACCAGGGAATTTCAAACAATGCCCTGAAAAGGAGCCTTCCGGCAAAAATTCGAGACTATTCTGATGAGATTTCCCTAACAGAAACTGGGCCTTTTGAACAGTCTGGTTAGCACGTCTCAGGGGATCACCTACAAAAGACAGCCCGCTCTCAaggctgttttattttctattccagcatttttgctttctgggaGTGGCAAACTGTTTGCAAGAAcactccattttctttcctctcttcctctagGAGGACTACAAAAGAAGAGCAATGAGGAGCTCATTGCTCAAAAGCTACATGCAGCTCCACGTGGTGGAACAGAAAAGCCACTCACTCTAGTGCTGTGCTTTCTTGAGTATCAACACATGGTAGAGCACCCAGAACTACCCAATTTGCTCAAACACGTTAAGAGAAAAAGCACAGTTACCCTCTAGCAGTTCCAGACTGGCACCACCTCCCGTGCTGACGTGGCTAACTTTATCCTCAGTGTTCCACTTTGCACAGCAAGTAGCTGTATCTCCACCACCTGTAGTACAAACAAAATCAATGAGAGACACAAGAAAGTCAGATTTTGTTCAGCTTAAGGGCCAGAGCCTTGCTACGGGCTGGTGCTGCTCCCAGATACTCAGCACTAGTACAGACATCAGTTTTTAAAGCCCCATCACCAAGCTGAAGGACAGATGAAaacatgaggaaagaaaaacaatttgacAAGTATGTTTCACATGGTACTGGCCAGCAGAAGCTTCCTTGTTGCACTGAGAAAGACAAGAACAAACACATACAACTACGTACCAATAATGGTGATGCTGCCCTTGCCAGTTACTTCTACCACTTTGTCCATCAGGGCTTTGGTTCCTTTGGCAAACTTGTCCCACTCAAAGACACCAACTGGACCATTCCACACAATTTGCTTGGCCCTTCCCACAACTTCAACAAACTTCTTCACGCTTTCAGGGCCGCAGTCCAAGCCCTAAGGCAAGAGAAGCCATAGAGACACTTACTGCCCACCCTCATCTGAAATCACCAATGTCTAGCTGGGATCCTAAGAGGCTTCCCTCTCACCCCCAGATATGAAGCAAGGGTTTCTCTGAATGCACTGAGTACTCCTCTGAGTACTGAGGAACAGCGAGAtttgccagcagctgctgcagtagGGTGGAGTCTGGTGTGGTATTTATCTTCCTAGTATgaataagtaatttttaaatcaatgtCAGATGCTTGAAGCCTTGGTTACAAACTCTTGCCAACTGCACTTAAATTCCAGTCAAATAAAAGGGATTTCTACTGCATTCAGATTTAGAagaattttgctgttttaacCCAAATCTCACAAAAGCTACTTTAGACTTAAAGATTCAGGACAAACCACAGGGCTTCAATTTCATTAAACCAACATACTCTATGCAGCTTGACTGCCCTCAGAAACATTTGCAAAGGATCACAATTACTCTTTCTACTCCTTTAAGCTGTGTCCTTCCCATCCCACCGCTGCCTGTTACTTCTTTTAGTCCCTTGCCTGTTAAAACCTACCATCCAGCCAGCAGGAATGCCTGAAGCCACGGTGGCTGCCCCAGTCTGTGCATGCTCATCAAATTTGTCTGCAGTGATGAAGTCAACAGGCAGAGTAATCTTCACACCGTTCTTCTCTGCCTTGGCCATCAGGTCCTTGACAATTTTTGATCCCTCTTCATCAAACAGAGAGTTGCCAATCTAGAGAAATTATTTGGGAAAATGAGAGAGGCGTTTATTTAGCTACTGGTCATTACAgaagagaacagcagcagccaagccAGACTGCTCAGACAGCAATTCTGGAAAGACTGTTTTCTTAAAGCACGTAGCAAGACATAGGCAGTCATCTCATTTTTGCAAAGTGATAGTCAAGTAACTTCTTAGTGCTGCCTACTCTTGCAGAGAGTCAAGATAGCCAGTTCTCAACACCAGCATGTATCAGGGACATTCTGACCATATTCTCTACTAGGAGCAGAGAATGGTTCTCTTCATACCTCCATGTTGTTGATCACTTTGAGGAAGGTGAACGCCATTCCGCCACCAATGATCATCTCATTGACCTTGTCCAACATGTTACTGATCAGCTGGATCTTATCCTGAACTTTGGCTCTGGcgagagagagaaggaaaaagaattaataaCGTAGCCACTGCCCAAAACTCCTCAGACAGAACTTACTCTCTAGTAATCTTTAGCTAAGACAGCATGAAGCCTCACAGGGACTTCTTGCATCAAAGCAGAATTAATCAACTGCTATTCAGTAATGGCAATATTGTGATTGTGGCATGTCAAGGCCATTCTGGGACGATGTTCCAACACAGGAGTTGTTGGGAGTGAGCAGAAAGGGAATTTGGCAACTTAGCAGGCCAGCATTAAACATGAACTTACAAGAGCATTACCCAGccctccattttttcccctactcAAACATAAACCTCATTTGGGACTTTAAAGCCTGATTTCCCCTGGCTGGCCAGTAAGGCAGAGCAGATGAGAGCACTGCCATTCACAACCGCTGTCCAAGCCCGGATCCTCTGTACCAGGTACCATCTGCCCAGCTCCTGTAACCCGTCCAGGTCTGGCACCTCATCACACTCACAGTGCAGCTTCAAACTACTGGGATGATCTGTGACACAGAACTGCCCTGCCCAAAACCAGACAAATGACTGCTTTCGGCACCAGATACACATGATAATGGAACAACAATGCCAAAATTACTTTATATAGGAATGGCAGAGGAGTCAGTAAATAGACACAAGTCTCCTGTCTTCCCGCTTTAGTGCCATATATGGCATTTTTGTTATCTAAAAGAAAGCTTCATTTGTATTGTTTAGCAGAGTATTTTAGTTCACCTGATGAACCGAAATACACTATCACAGAACTACAATGCTAAACTGGGCACACACGTGACAAAAATCAGCAGCAATGGGAAATTATTTCTACACACAAGCAATCACTTGGTTTTGCACCGTCAAGCTTCTTTGCACACTAGCTGCTGCTGCAAGAGCGGAGGCCCATCCAGCTACAGTAGGTCATTGCATAATGACCGGTCGTGTCAACTTACACAGTGCTGAGCCTGCAGGATGCTTGTACTCTGAACCCTGGAGGAAAGGTCACTGACAATGTTTCAGGGCCATCGTGTGGATCTAACAGCTCTTCTGGTTCATGTGTACAACAAACTGCTGTGGACTATCTCGATTTGGGGCATGTAAGAGGTCAGGAGATACAATGAGCAAACCCTGATAGTATCATCACAGGAACGGACATGGTGAATTAGCTCCTCTCTACTCCACATCTTACAGAGATCTCAGGATTTATCTACAAATCTGAACTGTAGGTACAGTTAAAAGGAAAGCACTTCTTTGAACCAAGccaaaataacttttaatttcttacagAGGAGTTAGAGAAATACAAAGTCAGTATGTTCTTGAGTCTTACCCTCCAAGAATTGCTAAGAAGGGTCTCTCCGGACTCTCTAGGGCCTTAGCAAAATAATCCAGTTCTTTCTTCATCAGGAAGCCAGCAGCCTTCTGAGGCAGATTGACACCTACCATGGAGCTGTAGAataagagagaggaaaggaaaaattttcTATCAGTACAGGTCCAAACACCCCTGTGTCTCGCAGCATTATAAAGCCAATCCTTTAGTCAGCTGCAGCAATGAGAACAGCTACTACCTGCAcaaggtttttgttttcctacttTGATAAGATGGCTGTACACACCGACTTTGTGAGATTGTTTTTGCACAGACATATTGACATGCAAGACATTTATAGTGTTAACTAGTGATTCAAAATGCTGAGGGACAAATAAGCATAGCAAGAGCAGAGATGTCTGTTCCTCCTATAACACTGGATTATGAAATCAAGCTCAAAGAAGACCACTAGAGTTTGCAAGTACACACATCTAAACACACTCCATGAGAATAATCAACCTGGAGCTATTAATCTTTGGAAAAGAGGTCTGCTATAATTGCAGGACAATTTATACAAGTCCTAAGCAGGTAATTTTTGTATCTTCAAAGCCTAAAAAGTCAATTCAAGTCTTAAAAGAGTTTCAGTTGTCTCCTGTTCCCAGAGGCAAACGTGAAAGAGCATACGCTATTGACAACCACCTCCACTAAATCCATTACTCGGgaacaaacacagcagaatGATAATGGGATAAGCCCAAAAGGCAAAGCTGTGTGTTTCCATGGCAGACATCATTCTGCAGTTCTGCCTGTGGAAGGAAAATGGACACACCTGTGAGCTCGGTGGGCAGTTCCAAAAGCATCGTTGACATAGACATCTCCCAGTTTAGAAAGAGAGGCTCGGAAAGCCTCCACTTTTGCAGAATCAGCCTTGatctaaaaagagaaagaatgacaAGTTGGTGCTATTCAGGTACACAGAACTGATTCTGAAACTAAAGTCAAAGTCAGAAATTTGACCTGTAAAcccaaagcaaagaaatgtcAGCTGGAGAAACTCATCAGCTCACCCTGTGGGTCGCTGTATTTGATATGCTCTTTCCCGGTCCAGTAGAAGCAACAAGAAGATTTAAATGGTCTACACTCCGCATAAAAATCCCTGAGACTGCTATTACAGGCCTAAGGACTGTTCCCACTTCAAGTTTCTAGTCCATCAGCAGAACAGGAATGAACTGCAGCACTACCAACCTTTCAGTCTCCAACAGACTTCCAGTTTTGTGTGGTGAACACAGGTAACACAGGAAGGGTGTGTAAAGACAAGGCAATGCTGAGATGAGACTAAACAAACTCATGCTCGCTTACTGAACAAAAAGTGTGGTCTGCAAGCGCCACAGGTGAAAGGACGAGCTCTTGAAGGATTGTTTTAGCCACGGCATTGAGGATTAACCTATAAATAACCTATAAATAACCTGTACACTACAACAGGTCGCAGTGAAAGCGGCCAACATCGGAAAGCTGGAGATAATCTCAGCATGTAGTGGGCAAGAACAGATGCATTTCTGTTAAAAGACTTTTTCTCCACCCTCCAAGCATCCTACCAAATCCTCATGGGACAGCTCATGtagttcagttttctttcccacCGTGAAAGGACAGCAGAGCTCACTCTGACAGTGACTGCTCAGACCTCCTTTACAGCCACTTGCTCTTAAAGAACGGCCCAGACTGGCAGTCAAGCGATCACCTCTCCAAGTGCCTTCCTGCTTTATCAGCTCACCATTCCAAGCGAGGCCTCTGCTAGCACCCACATGTAACACCACAGGGACGACAGCAGGAAGGTACTCTAATGTATGCCAGATGGGTTGAGTACAGCTTTGGGTGCCCTTTTATTCACACAGCCTGAGCAGAAGACAAGCCAAAGGGACTACACAGATTACAGAACAATGCTGTCAACTGCTCCTTCACTTGGTAAATTGCCTGGCCTTCCACAAAGGTATTAAGTGCTTCTGTTAAAATGAGTAACATCTGTAAGCAGAACACAAGAGGCTCTGAACGAAGGAACCACGACCACTTGATCTGCTTTGGAAAGCCACAGTTTCCAAGCACCAGttagtaatctgcagtcttGTATTGCATCACTATTTCCACAGCACTGACTTTCACCTCTTTAGGACAAGAAGCAGGTCTGTCAACAGCACCTCCTGTTGTGCTTAACTGCAGTGCCTGCTTCCGGATGCATATACCTGGCTGAATCATCTGGAATTACAGAAATGCACAAAACCAAGGGGCTGCTTCCCAGAGCAAATTAAATTCTTGCCACACTCTTCTCCCTGCCACCATATTGGCTTTCAGTGGCACTCAGTTCTAGTAGTGAGTAATTCCAGACTTGCCCAATTTCTCATTGCCATCTGCAAAGGCTTACTAGTTCTCTGGGCTATTTTTCTGAGCTACAGGAGTCCTGTGTCAGCCCATAAAGGGCACCGCACGATGTCAGCATTCCGCTCCACCCAGTGAATCTGAAAGGAGCCAAGGCCTGCGTAAAGTCAACGGGGTCACCATCGCTAAGAAAAGCAGCTGTCTGGAGCAAGCATTCTTCCTGACCTTCAAGCAAATGTCAGAGGTGCAAGGCAGCCTGGTTCTAGATGACTGCTCTTAAGAGCAGACAGGCTTATAAAAGGGTTTGATAATCCCTATGCTGCAGAATGTTTAAACATTATATTAAAACATTGGTTAAAACATAACCAAGAAAGAAGTGACATTCCTATGGCCCCAGTAGCAACAAACTATCTCCAACAGACCTTGGTTTTACACATCCCAAAATAAACTCTAGTAAACAGCAACCACTTTCCTACACAGCCCTACGTTTCCTTCTTCTACAGACTACACCACTTTCAGCAGAATCTTCTATAGCCTTTCACTTAAGCTGTTTCATCTCGGAAATTCAATGCGTTTTGACTCAAACTTTTGCACAGCATGGTACAAATGATCGGGCACGTTGAACTAAAGATCTCTCACATCCCTCTGAGAGCAAATTCATAAACAGCATTTTAGACAGCCTGCTGCCTCCTTGTCAATCTGCAGCAAACAAGGCAGTAAGATGAGAGCAGGCATGCACAAAAGCTAGGCTTGAAGTTTCACCTTGTTCCCTGAAgcatccttccctttcccttcttcttctaCATGGAAGCGGAGGTTCTCTAGCAGGATGATGGAACCAGCTGCAGGATTAGCACAGGCCTTCTCCACCTCAGGACCAACACAATCCTTCAGGAATAAGACCTCCCtgcaaacacaagaaaacacgGTCATCCCACCAGTGACTCttcctttcagaaaggaaagcatcCAGGTCTGCTGACAGAGATGGCCTGATGCATGCTGGATTGCTCTTCTACTTCACCTGCCCAGGAGTGCTTTAAGCTCCACAGCTACAGGGGCCAAGGAGTACTTATCAGGCATGGGAACACCATCCGGGCGACCCAGGTGACTCATCAAAACCACAGACTTGGCTCCATGATCCAAGCAGTGCTTGATGGTAGGAACAGCCGCCTTGATTCTGTAATGGCagagaagaacaaaggaaaaaggattcAAGCAGAGTTTACCAGGCAAGGAGACTTAGTGGCCACTTACACAAGAGCCCTGGGAGCTGTCCCTCAAAAATGACAAAAGCACAAGAGCTGGGCAGAACAATTACTTAAGAAGTCCATCCTACCTCTGGCATTCACACGGTTCAGCCTACCTCTCATCAAAGGGCAGCAGGGCATCACCACCAGTAAGCCTCCGAAAGGGATACTGGGCTTCTCAGCAACCTATCCTTGGTAGAACAAGTGTCTGGGAGACTAACCCCATCCACAGAGCACAGCTTTCCCTGTGGAGCTAACCCAACCTACTCTTCTCCTAGGGCCTGTGACAATCCTGAAGCACGGTCCAGAAAGCATCAACAAAATTCTCCGTCCCGGCATGTTTTCGTACATTTCACTGTCATCTTCCACGTGATGTAGGACACGGaagtaaaatgcattttgtaatCTAAATTCTGCTGATGGCTTGTAGCTAAGAAATGCCAGGATGCACTTGAATATTACCAGGCTTCCTGGTTTAGTCTGTGATCCTTAACCAATAAAGACATGATGGGAATGTGCAGCAGTGAGCAAATTGTGGGGAACAAAACTGGCATCTGCCTGCAAGACAAGAATTTGATATTGCTGTCTCTAAACCTGTGTCTTCGTACACTGCACTAGAACAATTATTCTAACATAAGCCAACAAGTTAACACAACCACACGGTAACCAGGAGGCAGAAAGTCTTCTGGATACCACCAACAAATATAGCAAATTTTCACACACAGTCAAAGGGATGTTGTTGTGAAATGGTCATATCAACCATATTTAAGGAATGAAGTTTAGGATCTGTACAATTAAAAGACTTTTTCTATATGCTTTCTACAGCAGTTACAGTGAGAAGAAGCCTCGTAGTTAGTGTAGTTTGCTAATACCCACAGGGGTTTAAATTAACAATTGTTGGACCTTCTCTGAGACACCTTTAATATTCTGGTATGAGCAATGACAGCTTAATCATGGTAGCATTCCAGGTCCTGCTAACAGAACTGGGCTAAAATCAGAGAGCAAACAGACTTCAGGGCTTCCATCTGGGATGGAGATTACGGCTCACCTTTGATTGTTGGTTATTTTGTGATCCTTCATTGGAACATTGAAGtcaaccctaaaaaaaaaaaagaaataaaattaaatactcaacaaatttcttttacaaagaaTGAGGGAACCTGCCAGGAAAGGTGTTGGCTAGAAAAGCAATGTTACAATTAGAGTAAGATTTTTAGCTCTGCCTTGTACACAAGGTCCATTTTGAAATCAGGATGTTATTAGCCATTTCTGCTTGTAATAACAGAACACAAACGGAGAACAAACATCTGCTAGAAGGACTAAGTAAAGCTATGCCTCCAACACATCCTAATGCTCAGGACCGCAGCGGCAATGATGctgaaacaggaaataaaactgcGATTGAACAAGCTCCCCACaaccttttcattttacacAACATGCTCACAGACTAGGAGCTTCCAA of Nyctibius grandis isolate bNycGra1 chromosome 10, bNycGra1.pri, whole genome shotgun sequence contains these proteins:
- the PGK1 gene encoding phosphoglycerate kinase 1, with protein sequence MRVDFNVPMKDHKITNNQRIKAAVPTIKHCLDHGAKSVVLMSHLGRPDGVPMPDKYSLAPVAVELKALLGREVLFLKDCVGPEVEKACANPAAGSIILLENLRFHVEEEGKGKDASGNKIKADSAKVEAFRASLSKLGDVYVNDAFGTAHRAHSSMVGVNLPQKAAGFLMKKELDYFAKALESPERPFLAILGGAKVQDKIQLISNMLDKVNEMIIGGGMAFTFLKVINNMEIGNSLFDEEGSKIVKDLMAKAEKNGVKITLPVDFITADKFDEHAQTGAATVASGIPAGWMGLDCGPESVKKFVEVVGRAKQIVWNGPVGVFEWDKFAKGTKALMDKVVEVTGKGSITIIGGGDTATCCAKWNTEDKVSHVSTGGGASLELLEGKVLPGVDALSNV